A genomic window from Candidatus Bathyarchaeota archaeon includes:
- a CDS encoding tRNA uridine(34) 5-carboxymethylaminomethyl modification radical SAM/GNAT enzyme Elp3 — MSVEAYREIIRQLLEFSSPSKKDLDCIKMKVAKKYSLNKVPSNAEIIQHLEPEETAKLIPVLRRKVVRTISGVTVVAVMTKPLPCPQDLPCAYCPGGPTSGSPQSYTGHEPAALRGSQNEYNPYNQVTNRIEQLEMIGHKVDKVELIVMGGTFPSTPREYQEDFVKQCLDAITRTKSNSLDEAKKLAENSKVRNVGITVETRPDWAKQEQVNQMLTMGVTRVELGVQNIYDDIYKQVNRGHQVIDVIKATQIMKDAGLKLVYHLMPGLPGSNFERDLDGFREVFVNPVFKPDMIKLYPCLVVKGTKVYDWWKKGEYQPYSTEEAAQLIAEVKKFVPPWVRIMRVQRDIPANLIEAGVKLSNLRQIALEILENQGNKCPCIRCREVGHRWLKDNVKPDLENIEIQTIKESASEGTELFISAEDPVNDVLLGYVRLRIPSEKAFRPEIASKKVAIVRELRVYGPLVPVGKHFIGAWQHKGYGNVLLSEAEKVAVEDFDRKKVVVISALGTKPYYMQLGYSYDGPYVSKQVN, encoded by the coding sequence ATGAGTGTTGAGGCATATCGGGAAATAATTCGTCAGTTGCTTGAGTTTTCCAGTCCTTCAAAGAAAGATTTAGATTGCATCAAAATGAAGGTTGCAAAAAAATATAGTTTAAACAAAGTTCCATCTAACGCGGAAATAATTCAACACCTTGAACCTGAAGAAACAGCAAAACTGATTCCTGTTCTGCGTCGAAAAGTCGTCCGCACAATTTCTGGGGTAACAGTAGTAGCAGTGATGACCAAACCCCTGCCTTGTCCCCAAGACTTGCCCTGTGCGTACTGTCCAGGGGGACCCACGTCTGGGTCTCCACAAAGTTATACGGGTCATGAGCCGGCTGCTTTGAGGGGTTCACAAAACGAGTATAATCCGTACAATCAAGTCACGAATCGTATTGAGCAGCTTGAAATGATAGGTCACAAGGTTGACAAAGTAGAGCTCATTGTAATGGGAGGAACTTTTCCTAGTACACCTAGGGAATATCAAGAAGATTTTGTTAAACAGTGCCTAGACGCCATCACAAGAACCAAATCAAACTCTTTAGATGAAGCAAAAAAGTTAGCAGAGAACAGTAAGGTTCGGAACGTTGGAATAACTGTTGAAACTCGACCTGATTGGGCAAAACAAGAACAAGTTAACCAAATGCTAACTATGGGTGTAACCCGTGTTGAACTGGGTGTTCAAAACATTTACGATGACATCTACAAGCAAGTTAACAGGGGACACCAAGTAATAGATGTTATCAAAGCCACTCAAATAATGAAAGACGCCGGATTAAAGCTGGTTTACCATCTTATGCCTGGTTTGCCTGGTTCAAATTTTGAGCGGGACCTTGACGGATTCAGGGAAGTTTTTGTTAATCCTGTTTTCAAGCCTGACATGATTAAGTTGTACCCGTGTTTAGTGGTAAAAGGAACCAAAGTTTACGATTGGTGGAAAAAAGGGGAATACCAACCATACAGCACAGAAGAAGCTGCCCAATTAATAGCTGAAGTGAAAAAGTTTGTTCCTCCGTGGGTTCGGATAATGCGTGTTCAACGGGATATTCCTGCAAATTTGATTGAAGCAGGAGTAAAATTGAGTAATCTACGGCAGATCGCATTAGAGATACTTGAAAATCAAGGAAACAAGTGCCCTTGTATCCGGTGTAGAGAAGTAGGTCACCGCTGGCTAAAGGATAACGTGAAACCAGACCTGGAAAACATTGAAATTCAGACAATAAAAGAGTCTGCTTCGGAGGGAACGGAGTTGTTTATTTCGGCTGAAGATCCAGTTAACGACGTTTTGTTGGGCTACGTACGTCTACGGATTCCTTCTGAAAAAGCGTTTCGACCCGAAATTGCTTCTAAAAAAGTTGCGATAGTTCGTGAGCTTAGGGTTTACGGTCCTTTGGTTCCAGTTGGGAAGCATTTTATTGGGGCTTGGCAGCACAAGGGTTATGGTAACGTGTTATTATCTGAAGCAGAAAAAGTAGCTGTTGAAGATTTTGACCGCAAAAAAGTTGTGGTGATTAGTGCCCTTGGGACAAAACCGTATTACATGCAGTTAGGATACAGTTATGATGGTCCGTATGTTTCTAAACAGGTCAACTGA
- the gatE gene encoding Glu-tRNA(Gln) amidotransferase subunit GatE, protein MSNKYAKIGFKAGLEIHQQLDTKEKLFCSCQPELFKEDPQFTFLRKLRPAQSELGKVDDAALFEFQKEKQILYEANNHTACLVEMDEEPPHDLNSEAVEITLLTSLMMNMRPVDEVHVMRKTVIDGSNTTGFQRTCVVALNGAIDVKGKSVEISQVSLEEDAARKMGTEGQLIRYRIDRLGIPLIEITTAPVIYTPLEAQETAAAIGRILRSTRRVKRGLGTIRQDVNVSIRDGALIEIKGVQELDLVSQVIENEVQRQLSLLELRDELNNRGVTESDLDDAFVDVTHVFKNTNCKVISRAIKNKNPVLAVKLPCFGGLLKKELAPGMRLGSELAGMARFWGKVGGIFHTDEMPAYGVTQEEIDELGHVLNKQHQDALVFVADTQQNSVDALKAVVERAKVALQFVPEETRSANPDGTTKYMRPRPGAARMYPETDVSPIQITNEYVEDLKGRLPELPEDLMKRLMTDYKINRKLAKQVLDSDYLELFECLSKETKVSTTVIAVALTETLKALQRDGVNIDAVSETQFKELCKLIGQGKTAKESIPEVLTWLAKNEGADVNEALENLGLSMMSQKELEALVDDVIEKNSEFIEHKGAGAAGALMGIVMKKARGRVKPKEVNEILKDKLNQ, encoded by the coding sequence ATGAGCAACAAATATGCAAAAATTGGTTTTAAAGCGGGACTTGAAATTCATCAGCAATTGGACACTAAAGAGAAGCTTTTCTGTTCTTGTCAACCAGAACTTTTCAAAGAAGATCCTCAGTTCACGTTTCTACGCAAACTACGTCCCGCCCAGAGTGAATTAGGCAAAGTTGATGATGCAGCACTTTTTGAATTCCAGAAAGAAAAACAGATTCTGTACGAAGCAAACAACCACACTGCATGTCTAGTAGAAATGGATGAAGAACCTCCTCACGACCTCAACAGTGAAGCTGTAGAAATTACTCTGCTAACTTCCCTTATGATGAACATGAGACCCGTGGACGAGGTTCATGTTATGCGCAAAACAGTAATTGATGGCTCTAATACTACCGGTTTTCAACGAACTTGTGTTGTTGCCTTGAATGGCGCAATTGACGTCAAAGGAAAAAGCGTTGAAATTTCTCAGGTGAGCCTTGAAGAAGATGCTGCACGAAAAATGGGAACAGAAGGTCAATTGATTCGTTACCGTATTGACCGTCTTGGAATTCCATTAATTGAAATTACAACTGCACCAGTAATCTATACTCCACTAGAGGCTCAAGAAACAGCAGCAGCCATCGGAAGAATACTAAGATCAACCCGCAGAGTAAAACGTGGGCTAGGAACAATCCGCCAAGACGTAAATGTTTCCATCCGGGATGGTGCTTTAATTGAGATTAAAGGTGTTCAGGAGCTTGACTTGGTTTCTCAGGTAATCGAAAATGAAGTTCAACGCCAGCTTAGCTTGTTAGAGTTAAGGGATGAACTAAACAACCGTGGCGTAACAGAATCAGACTTAGATGATGCTTTTGTTGATGTAACCCACGTTTTCAAGAATACCAACTGCAAAGTTATATCAAGGGCAATAAAAAACAAAAACCCTGTTTTAGCAGTTAAATTGCCCTGTTTTGGTGGGTTACTCAAAAAAGAATTAGCACCTGGAATGCGATTAGGCTCTGAATTAGCTGGTATGGCTCGTTTTTGGGGAAAAGTTGGGGGCATTTTTCACACTGATGAAATGCCCGCCTATGGTGTAACCCAAGAAGAAATTGATGAACTTGGACACGTTCTAAACAAACAACATCAAGATGCTCTAGTTTTTGTTGCTGATACTCAACAAAACTCAGTTGATGCATTAAAAGCAGTTGTTGAACGTGCTAAAGTAGCATTACAATTTGTTCCTGAAGAAACCCGGTCAGCAAATCCGGATGGAACAACAAAATATATGCGACCAAGACCTGGCGCAGCAAGAATGTATCCAGAAACTGATGTTTCACCAATCCAGATTACTAACGAATACGTTGAGGACCTGAAGGGGCGGCTTCCTGAATTGCCTGAAGATTTGATGAAACGGTTAATGACTGACTACAAGATTAACCGAAAGCTTGCAAAGCAGGTTTTGGATTCGGATTACCTTGAGCTGTTTGAGTGTTTATCAAAGGAAACTAAAGTTTCTACAACAGTTATCGCGGTTGCGTTAACTGAAACCTTGAAGGCTCTTCAACGGGATGGAGTGAACATTGATGCTGTTTCTGAAACACAATTCAAAGAATTGTGTAAACTCATTGGTCAAGGTAAAACAGCAAAAGAAAGCATCCCTGAAGTTTTAACGTGGCTTGCCAAAAATGAAGGAGCTGATGTGAATGAAGCTCTTGAAAATTTGGGGTTATCTATGATGTCACAAAAAGAGTTGGAGGCATTGGTTGACGATGTCATTGAAAAAAATTCTGAATTTATTGAACATAAAGGAGCAGGTGCCGCCGGGGCATTAATGGGCATTGTCATGAAGAAGGCACGAGGACGAGTAAAACCCAAAGAAGTGAATGAAATACTTAAAGACAAACTTAATCAATAA
- a CDS encoding AEC family transporter: MADALIGTAVPILLLMGIGFLSRKFGVLKTGDERVLSSYVYYFALPALFIVDMAETTFVTETLMFIFAGIIPIFLVMAIFILFYIIIRFSKKTFYLVTLSTIFGNTAFFGIPFVTFAFPSAQIEQTATLAAATIGIASIALSIALLEFYRLEKASKFGGLKHISIRLVKNPLIISIFVGILISVVGLEIPSPLTTFLHMVGGTTSAVAVFMLGAFLYGKKYANLKLGFGLSLLRIIFLPLVALATLTLFQLPIIEESVLILMHAMPVAVALSVLSERYDFYRETVASLTLISSVGAIVYLNIWLAVLGV; this comes from the coding sequence ATGGCAGATGCACTAATAGGTACAGCAGTTCCCATTTTGTTATTGATGGGCATTGGTTTTCTTTCAAGAAAGTTTGGTGTGCTAAAGACTGGAGACGAACGGGTCCTCAGTTCATATGTTTACTATTTTGCGTTGCCAGCCTTGTTTATTGTTGACATGGCTGAAACAACCTTTGTTACAGAAACTTTAATGTTTATTTTTGCTGGAATTATTCCCATATTTTTGGTTATGGCAATCTTTATTCTGTTTTATATCATAATCAGATTTTCAAAAAAAACGTTTTATCTTGTCACATTAAGCACAATATTTGGTAACACCGCATTTTTCGGTATCCCTTTCGTAACCTTTGCTTTTCCTTCAGCTCAAATAGAACAAACAGCCACCTTAGCAGCTGCAACAATTGGAATCGCATCAATAGCATTGTCTATTGCGTTACTAGAATTTTATCGCCTTGAAAAAGCCTCAAAATTTGGGGGATTAAAACATATTAGCATTCGCCTTGTGAAGAATCCTTTGATTATTTCCATTTTTGTTGGCATATTAATTTCTGTAGTTGGATTGGAAATTCCTTCTCCTTTGACTACTTTTTTGCACATGGTAGGTGGCACTACATCTGCGGTTGCAGTTTTTATGTTAGGGGCATTTTTGTATGGAAAAAAATATGCCAATCTAAAGTTAGGTTTTGGTTTAAGCCTTTTACGGATAATTTTCTTGCCCTTGGTGGCTTTGGCTACTTTGACATTGTTCCAGTTGCCAATAATTGAAGAATCTGTGTTGATTCTTATGCATGCTATGCCTGTTGCAGTTGCGTTGTCTGTTTTAAGTGAACGTTATGATTTTTATCGGGAAACAGTTGCTTCGTTGACTTTGATTTCTTCAGTTGGCGCTATAGTTTACCTGAACATATGGCTAGCTGTGCTCGGGGTTTGA
- the gatD gene encoding Glu-tRNA(Gln) amidotransferase subunit GatD has translation MKSINAEIGAVIRVTKGEDSWEGILIPRSEIGDEHHIVIKMKSGYNVGVRVDLSAKIEKVGEGTKPTFTPPPLPKQNSKLPRVAIVSTGGTIASRVDYRTGGVRAAMSASELYSVVPELSELAVVETEILFSIFSENITSEHWIGTAKAVAKHIENGVDGVVVAHGTDTLGYSAAALSFALQDLPVPVVMVASQRSADRPSSDAATNLIGAVKAAVFAPFAEVVIAMHETVSDTSIVFHRGTKARKCHTSRRDTFKSVNALPIARLTDSKLNMLTKNYRKRDVSRKLKLNTNFDDKVAIVKAYPDVNPEIIDWYVSNGYRGIVFEGTGLGHVGNYLFSAIKNAVEKSVVVCMTSQCLWGRLNLNVYDQGRDLLALGVVSLDDMLPETAYVKLRWVLGQTRDVDEVKKLLKINLADEYSSRTLYDEAEI, from the coding sequence TTGAAGAGCATTAACGCCGAAATTGGGGCTGTTATTCGCGTAACTAAAGGGGAAGACAGCTGGGAAGGGATTCTTATTCCCCGCTCAGAAATTGGCGATGAACATCATATTGTAATTAAAATGAAAAGCGGCTACAATGTTGGGGTCCGCGTTGACCTATCAGCAAAAATAGAAAAAGTTGGCGAAGGTACAAAACCAACATTTACTCCTCCGCCCCTTCCAAAACAAAACAGCAAATTACCCCGAGTAGCGATAGTAAGCACAGGGGGCACCATAGCCAGTCGCGTAGATTACCGAACTGGTGGAGTACGTGCTGCAATGTCAGCTAGCGAACTTTACAGTGTGGTTCCTGAACTTTCCGAACTAGCAGTAGTAGAAACAGAAATTTTGTTTAGTATTTTTAGTGAAAATATAACTTCCGAACATTGGATTGGAACTGCAAAAGCAGTTGCAAAGCATATTGAAAATGGAGTAGATGGCGTTGTTGTCGCTCACGGAACAGATACTTTAGGCTACAGTGCAGCAGCATTGAGTTTTGCTTTACAGGATTTACCTGTTCCAGTAGTTATGGTTGCTTCGCAAAGGTCAGCGGATCGTCCTAGTTCTGATGCAGCAACTAACTTGATTGGCGCAGTGAAAGCAGCAGTTTTTGCACCTTTTGCAGAAGTTGTTATTGCCATGCACGAGACTGTTTCTGATACTTCAATCGTATTTCATCGAGGAACTAAAGCAAGAAAATGCCATACAAGTCGCAGGGACACCTTCAAGTCTGTAAATGCTTTGCCTATTGCACGATTGACTGATAGCAAACTGAATATGTTAACGAAAAATTACAGAAAGCGAGATGTTTCCCGTAAATTGAAGCTGAACACAAACTTTGACGATAAAGTGGCTATTGTTAAAGCATATCCCGATGTCAATCCTGAAATTATTGACTGGTACGTCAGCAACGGTTATCGTGGAATCGTTTTTGAAGGTACAGGTCTGGGTCATGTTGGAAATTACTTGTTTTCGGCTATCAAAAATGCCGTTGAAAAAAGCGTTGTTGTTTGTATGACGTCGCAGTGTTTGTGGGGTAGACTCAACTTGAATGTTTACGACCAAGGACGAGACCTTCTGGCTTTGGGTGTTGTTTCTTTGGATGACATGCTTCCTGAAACCGCTTATGTTAAACTCAGATGGGTTTTAGGTCAAACAAGGGATGTTGACGAAGTAAAGAAACTTCTTAAAATAAATTTAGCCGATGAGTATTCATCTAGAACACTTTACGACGAGGCAGAAATCTGA
- a CDS encoding SDR family oxidoreductase: protein MSELSGKIAVVTGASQGIGKQVALVLAQNGAKVVAVDIAENVSDVVKEIEQMGSQGMVVKLDVTDFDAIKQAINQISKKFGRVDILVNNAGIFPQQMFTDITKDDWSKVLNVNLNGVFHCTKAIAPLMIKQKYGKIVNIASIAGTTVGFPALTHYSASKAAIVGFTKALALELAKFGINVNAIAPGPIETPGTKTGNKELEEQTKRAIPLGRWGQPQDIANLVAFLSSDKSSFITGQCIVADGGYTVQ from the coding sequence TTGAGTGAATTATCAGGTAAAATCGCTGTTGTAACTGGAGCCAGTCAGGGTATCGGTAAACAGGTTGCTTTGGTTCTAGCGCAAAATGGCGCGAAAGTTGTTGCAGTTGATATTGCAGAAAATGTTTCTGATGTTGTTAAAGAGATTGAACAGATGGGTTCACAAGGAATGGTTGTTAAGTTAGATGTCACTGATTTTGATGCCATAAAGCAAGCAATAAATCAAATCAGCAAAAAGTTTGGACGGGTAGATATTTTGGTAAACAATGCGGGAATTTTTCCTCAGCAAATGTTTACAGATATAACTAAAGACGACTGGAGCAAAGTGCTAAACGTTAACCTGAACGGTGTTTTTCATTGTACAAAGGCGATTGCTCCATTGATGATAAAACAAAAATACGGAAAAATAGTAAACATCGCCTCTATAGCTGGCACGACCGTTGGTTTTCCAGCTTTAACCCATTACTCTGCTAGCAAAGCCGCAATTGTAGGATTCACAAAAGCCCTTGCCCTAGAATTAGCAAAGTTTGGAATTAACGTCAACGCTATCGCTCCAGGTCCAATAGAAACCCCAGGAACAAAAACCGGAAACAAAGAACTCGAAGAACAAACCAAACGAGCAATCCCCCTAGGCAGATGGGGACAACCCCAAGACATCGCCAACCTAGTTGCCTTTCTATCAAGCGACAAATCAAGCTTCATAACTGGACAATGTATCGTCGCAGACGGCGGATATACAGTACAATAA
- a CDS encoding class I SAM-dependent methyltransferase: MQDWKQKRSNKQHYDLQAGIYDKQYISEQDNKIESLLKSLDLKFNELVLDLGCGTGFLFEHISEKAGFIVGADVSKKALLYAKKRIQNKSNVDLVCADADNTPFVDDLFDKIFSVTVLQNMPEPTKTILEMKRTGKPEALFAVTGLKKKFTQQNFVDLLKRSQLKLVMFNNDEALKGYVAVCSNL, translated from the coding sequence ATGCAAGATTGGAAACAAAAACGCAGCAACAAACAACATTACGACCTGCAAGCGGGAATTTATGACAAGCAATACATCAGCGAACAGGACAATAAAATTGAAAGCCTGCTAAAAAGTTTGGATTTAAAGTTCAACGAACTTGTTTTAGATCTAGGCTGCGGAACAGGGTTCTTATTTGAACACATATCGGAAAAAGCAGGCTTTATTGTTGGGGCTGATGTCTCCAAAAAAGCGTTATTGTATGCAAAAAAGCGAATTCAAAACAAGTCTAACGTGGATTTAGTTTGTGCAGATGCCGATAACACCCCTTTTGTGGACGACCTATTTGACAAGATTTTTTCGGTTACAGTTTTGCAGAATATGCCTGAACCGACAAAAACGATTTTGGAAATGAAACGCACAGGCAAACCTGAAGCGTTATTTGCAGTAACTGGATTGAAAAAAAAGTTCACACAACAAAATTTTGTTGATTTGTTGAAGCGTTCACAGTTGAAACTTGTTATGTTCAATAATGATGAAGCACTAAAGGGATATGTTGCAGTTTGTTCGAATCTTTGA
- the endA gene encoding tRNA-intron lyase — translation METELLDNFLIVWNPEEGSNLYKMGYYGKPVGIAKPKIPEFDVPLILDLMEGVYLLETKKISVVHGGPEHAPVSFSKLRKKARKLYEDFEAKYAVYRDLRGQKLIVTPGMKFGCDFAVYQHGPGIDHAPYMITVRKANDEITATDVVKAGRLATTVRKRFIVAIPDLEAEDVRYLIFKWFKA, via the coding sequence ATTGAAACTGAACTGTTAGACAATTTTCTAATAGTCTGGAACCCAGAAGAAGGTTCCAATCTTTACAAAATGGGTTACTACGGCAAACCGGTGGGTATTGCTAAACCCAAAATTCCTGAATTTGATGTTCCCTTGATTCTTGATCTAATGGAAGGGGTTTATCTTCTTGAAACAAAAAAAATCAGTGTTGTCCATGGCGGACCTGAACACGCTCCAGTAAGTTTTTCTAAACTAAGAAAAAAAGCCCGAAAATTGTATGAAGACTTTGAAGCAAAATATGCTGTTTACCGAGATTTACGGGGTCAAAAACTTATTGTCACGCCTGGAATGAAATTTGGTTGTGATTTTGCAGTTTATCAACACGGTCCCGGAATAGACCATGCGCCATACATGATTACTGTGAGAAAAGCCAACGACGAAATTACAGCAACCGACGTAGTAAAAGCTGGACGATTAGCTACAACTGTAAGAAAACGGTTCATCGTAGCAATTCCAGATCTAGAAGCAGAAGATGTGCGTTACCTTATTTTCAAGTGGTTCAAAGCTTAG